AAAACCTGGCGCAGTTGTTTGAACAGGCCGCCCTGGCAGTTACCGAGACTACGGTTGAACTTGAAGATGTCAGGGAGGTTGAACGTCGCACGTTCGAATTAAAGCAGGAAGATTTGGATAGCCTGCTGATCGAATGGCTGGAGGAATTGGTCTATGTCAAGGATGTTGACCGGATGGTGTTTCGACGTTATGAAATAGATATAGATGAAAGCCAGAACAGTTTGTCAGCCCGATTATACGGTGAAACCCTTGATAACAATCGTCACCGTATCAATAACGATATCAAGGCTGTCACTTATCACAAATTCAGCCTCGAGAAGTCAGCCGGGGGCTGGAAAGCTTTCGTTGTTTTAGATTTGTGAGGTGTCCTATGAAAATGCATAAAATCTCGGATGGAATATGGCAGATCGATCCGGACCAGAAGCATGGTATGCGGGTTCCGGCGGTAATTTACGCGTCCGACCGCCTGATCGACGCGATGGAGGATGGGGTCAAGGAGCAGATTACAAATGTCGCCTGCCTGCCGGGAATAGTCAAGAAGGCAATGGTTATGCCGGACGGCCATAACGGCTATGGTTTCCCGATTGGAGGAGTGGCCGCCTTTTCGACCGAGGATGGAGTGATTTCTCCGGGCGGTATAGGTTTCGATATCAACTGCGGGATCAGGATGCTGAGAACCGGTCTGACCCGGCAGGAAGTCATGCCTAAACTCGAAGACCTGATCAAGGCGCTGTTTAAGGCCGTACCCACAGGTGTAGGATGTAAGGGACAGCTCAATCTTTCCCGCAAAGACTTTAACGACGTAATTTCCGGCGGAGTGAAATGGTGCCGGGATAATGGATATGCCACCCAGGGCGATTTTGATTCGATCGAAGAAAATGGATGGTTAAAATGGGCCGATCCGGACACCGTGTCGGAACGGGCTGTAAAAAGAGGGATCAATCAGCTCGGTACGCTCGGTTCAGGCAATCATTTTCTTGAAATCGGCGTGGTAACAGAAAACAACATCTTTGACAGCCAAGCGGCGCAGAAGATGGGTATCGACCGTTCTGATCAGATCGTGATCATGATTCACTGCGGTTCACGAGGTTTCGGCCACCAGGTCGCCTCGGATTATCTCAAGAGTATGACCAAAGCTATGCACAAGTATGGTATCAAGGTTAATGACAGGGAACTGGCATGCGCGCCGTTTAAATCCGACGAAGGCCAGAAGTATTTTAAAGCGATGGCCTGTGGGGCCAATATGGCCTTCGCCAACCGCCAGATAATTACCCACCGTGTACGTGAGGTATTCAGCAGGGTCTTCAACAAGGATCCTCATCAGCTGGGCATTTCGACCGTTTATGATGTCTGTCACAATATCGCCAAGAAAGAAAACTACACTGTCGACGGGCGCGACATGGAGGTGGTCGTTCATCGCAAGGGAGCCACTCGCTCTTTCGGTCCCGACCGGGATGGTGTTCCGGAACGTTATCGTGGCCTGGGACAGCCGGTTATCGTGGGGGGGTCGATGCAGACCGGATCGTACCTGATGCTGGGAACCGAGTATGCCGACCGGGAGACATTCGGCTCGACTTTACATGGTTCCGGGCGGACTATGTCACGCTCAAAGGCCAAAAAGCAGGTTCACGGTAAATCGCTTTTAAAAGAGATGAGAGAAGCTGGTATTTATGTCCAGGCGGCCTCAATGCCGGGTCTGGCGGAGGAGGCTGGTATTGCGTATAAGCAAATCGATGATGTTATCCAGGCAATAGACGATCTGGGAATATCAAAAAAAGTGGTAAAAATTCTGCCTCTCGGCAACATCAAAGGCTGATCTTGTCCGTCTGGAAATTGCTGATAGATAACGATTTGTAAATTAAAAGAGGGTGCAACTCTGGTTGGGTAGAGGGGGCTAGGAAACTACCCAGGGACAGCAGAGGAACACCCTCGCATTATTATCTAATTACAAATTTACTAAAAAGTAATCATATTATTTTATCGTTACTTGTCAAGAAAAATTAAGGGATATTTCGGATTGTTTTTTGACAATCTATGAACAATTTACTTACTGCCGATAACGAAACCTTTTCTAACTGCGTAATCCCTGATCTCTTCGACACTCTTCAGATTTAACTTGTTGGAGATGTTTGAGCGGTGAGCCTCGACTGTTTTAGGGGAAATATATAGTATTTTTGAAATGTCTTTGGTTGTTTTACCCTCGGCCACAAGCTGGATCACCTCGCGTTCTCGGGCAGTCAGGTTGTCGAGGGCTTTCTTACGTTCTTTGCCGGTATATTGTTTAAGATATTCTCCGATCACAATCGAACATACAGCAGGTGAAAGGAAGTGTTCGCCCTTTACGACCGCCTGAAGCGCCCAAACCAGTTCCTCAAACGCGCTTTCCTTGAGTATATACCCATGAACCCCCGCGATCAATGCCTGTTTGACATACTCTTCGCTGATATACATGCTCAACATCAACGAACGCACATCGGGATGATGAGCGGTCAACTGCCTGACCGTTTCCAATCCGTTCAAAATCGGCATACCGATATCGACAATCATGATGTCCGGTGGAATTTCAGAAGCTATCTGGAGAGCTTCCCGGCCGTTCCCGGCCTCTCCCACGACTTCGAAATCTTCATAATCCCGCAAAAGATTGATTATACCGTTGCGGAACATCTGATGATCGTCAGCAAGAATAATCTTGTAGTGTTTCATACCCTTAAAGATTTCAGAATCAGTCACTCTACTATCAGCCCCCTAACAAAAGTATAACACAACAGAGTAAAAAGCAATGAATATTTTCATAAATAATCCACACAAAAGGTCACTATTCATTCTGTTTTATCGGCTGTACCCATTATTCTTGCATCAACCTGTCAGCCAATGCCTTCATTTTACTCGATCCGGTTCAGTCTGCCAACTGCGGGTATTGTAAAGCGCTTTTTCTTGCCATCTTCCAAATAGGCATCCATGGAAGCGGAAAAATGATAGTAATGAGGTTTGTTCGGTATTCGCAGAAGAGTCATTTTCAGCTTTGTAGTCTCACCTGCTTTTAAAATCGTATCAGCCAGTTCGGCACGAACATAGGCTTCCGAGAAATCGACCAAATTGAGATTAACGTCATCTTCCATCTTGTTTTTAATCTCAGCCACGAAAACATTATCGAGTTTATCCATCGACAAGCGGCCCATATTGATAACTTCCGGTGTAATTTCCACCAGCGGGTGCGGTTGCCCAGTGAAAGCCACGATGGTGATATCACGTAATGGTCGTTCGGGATCATTGGAGATGATGCTGGCGCTCTTTTTGACAAGCCCGGTCAAGCGCTTGGAATCGAAGTAGAAGTCGACATAGGTGGAATCGCCGGGAGCGATATTGTCGCTCTGAATCGGCGCGGTCGAACATCCGCAATGGGCCTTGACCTTGATTATCCTGAGGGTGTCGTCGCCCTCGTTGTAGAGCCAGAAGCGATGCATGACCTTGCCGTCCACGGCAAAATAACCGAAATCAAACAGCGAATCCGGGATAACCAGCTCTGCGGCCGGATCCTGGCCCTGTAATTGTGAACCAGTCAGTACTACAAGTATAAAAACCAGGTAGAAAAACAGCTTGAGCGAATTCATAGAGCTCCTCCTGTATCCAATAGAAAATACACTATTTTATTTATATATCGAAACCTTGCGCTTTCATCCACTCATCCGAATACATCTTGGTCAGATATCTCTGCCCGGAATCACAGGCCAGAGTAACCACCATTGCGGTATCATCGAGCTTGCGCGCGACCTGAAGGGCGGCATGGATATGAGCCCCGGTTGAGCCTCCGGTCAGGATGCCCTCCTGGCGCGCCAGTTTACGGGAAGTCAAAAAAGCGTCCCGGTCATATACTCGGATGACGTCATCGACTACCTCGGGATGGAAGGCCCGCACTACCATGTCGGTGCCGATACCCTCGACCTTGCAGGGATAATGCTCAATTCCTTCAGTCCGGCCGGTTTTGATCCAGTCGTAAAACAACGAACCTTCCGGGTCAACACCAATAATCTTTATATCGGGATTTTTTTCCTTGAGGTAACGTCCGGCCCCGGAGATAGTTCCACCCGTACCGATCCCGGCCACGAGATGTGTGATCCGGCCTTCGGTATCTTCCCAGATTTCAGGCCCGGTGCGCATATAGTGAGCTTCCACGTTTTTCTGGGAATGATACTGCGAGAGATAAAAGTAACCTTCTTTTTGCCCCAGTTCATAAGCGACCATGTAATTACTTCGAGGATCATCCCAGCTCACTTCAGTCGGTGTCACAATAACCTCGGCACCATACGCCTTGATCAGGTCGATTTTCTCCTGGCTGGTTTTATCCGCCACGGCAAAGACCGCTTTATAACCGAGATTTGCCGCGACCATACTGACCGCTACTGCCGCGTTGCCGGAGGAATTATCAACAATCTTATCGGTTTTTTTTATCACACCGCGCTTTTCGGCATCCCTGATGATATAACTGGCCATCCTGTCCTTGACCGAGCCGGCCGGATTGAGGTATTCCATTTTCAAAAAGATCGGCGCAGAAATACCTTCAGCGGTTTTGCCCAGTTTCAAGAGCGGGGTATGACCGATCAGGTCAATTATGTTTTCAACGTATTTCATCGTTTCTCCTGAGAGTTATCAAAAGGTTCCACATGAACCATTACATCCTGTATTCTGCCGTTAGATTTGATTAAGAACTGCTTGCATTCAGAAGCAATATCATGACCGTCCCTGACCGTTAAACCCTGATCCACCATAATGACAACGTCAACTATTAGATACGTACCCATGCTCCGCAGTTTTAGATCTCTCACTGATTTTATACCTGTGACCTTGTTGAGGGTTTCCAAAACCTGTTGTTCTGATTCAGGTTCGGGATTACCTCCCATGAGCGAATGAACATTCTCCCGTATCAGCACTATGGCGTTACGGATGATTAAAAGGGCGATCCAGATACCGGCGATCGGGTCAAGTATCGGCCATTTGAGCTGGGCGGCGATGATTCCTATCAGGGCACCCAGTGAGGCGTAGGCATCGGAACGGTGGTCGTATGCGTTGGCGATAATCGCCGGGCTCTTGCTTTCGCGCCCGACACGGATCGTCCAGCGGTAGAGTATCTCTTTGAGCACGATTGTGAAAACCGCGATCACAGTTGCCAGTGTAGTCGGGGCGACATAGTTTTTGTGGATGATGACATGAATCGCCTGGTACACGATGTAGCCACCGACGATCAATAGCGTAAAGGCCACGAAGATAGCCGCCAGCGTGTCAGCCTGACCATGGCCGTAGCGATGTTCCCGGTCGGGAGGCTTGCGGGCGATCATGCGCCCCATGTAGACCACCATGTTGGCAACCAAATCCAGAAGGGAATTGATAGCATCGGCCAGAAGTGCTTGCGAGCGACCGAAAGTGCCCCCGATAATCTTGGCTATAAGCAAAAAAGCGTTGGCAATAATCGAGACAACCGTAGTTTTATCGGCCTCCGCCTGACGGCTCTCGTAAGTACTTGCATTTTCATCAGGGACGGTCATAACATCG
This genomic window from Candidatus Zixiibacteriota bacterium contains:
- a CDS encoding archease, which encodes MFQARDLSGCSDPDFSVDWISDRSGCFVQATAKKEGKAVSRGYCFDEEIAPSDCAFSAWGENLAQLFEQAALAVTETTVELEDVREVERRTFELKQEDLDSLLIEWLEELVYVKDVDRMVFRRYEIDIDESQNSLSARLYGETLDNNRHRINNDIKAVTYHKFSLEKSAGGWKAFVVLDL
- a CDS encoding RNA-splicing ligase RtcB, translated to MKMHKISDGIWQIDPDQKHGMRVPAVIYASDRLIDAMEDGVKEQITNVACLPGIVKKAMVMPDGHNGYGFPIGGVAAFSTEDGVISPGGIGFDINCGIRMLRTGLTRQEVMPKLEDLIKALFKAVPTGVGCKGQLNLSRKDFNDVISGGVKWCRDNGYATQGDFDSIEENGWLKWADPDTVSERAVKRGINQLGTLGSGNHFLEIGVVTENNIFDSQAAQKMGIDRSDQIVIMIHCGSRGFGHQVASDYLKSMTKAMHKYGIKVNDRELACAPFKSDEGQKYFKAMACGANMAFANRQIITHRVREVFSRVFNKDPHQLGISTVYDVCHNIAKKENYTVDGRDMEVVVHRKGATRSFGPDRDGVPERYRGLGQPVIVGGSMQTGSYLMLGTEYADRETFGSTLHGSGRTMSRSKAKKQVHGKSLLKEMREAGIYVQAASMPGLAEEAGIAYKQIDDVIQAIDDLGISKKVVKILPLGNIKG
- a CDS encoding response regulator, translating into MTDSEIFKGMKHYKIILADDHQMFRNGIINLLRDYEDFEVVGEAGNGREALQIASEIPPDIMIVDIGMPILNGLETVRQLTAHHPDVRSLMLSMYISEEYVKQALIAGVHGYILKESAFEELVWALQAVVKGEHFLSPAVCSIVIGEYLKQYTGKERKKALDNLTAREREVIQLVAEGKTTKDISKILYISPKTVEAHRSNISNKLNLKSVEEIRDYAVRKGFVIGSK
- a CDS encoding DUF1573 domain-containing protein, whose protein sequence is MNSLKLFFYLVFILVVLTGSQLQGQDPAAELVIPDSLFDFGYFAVDGKVMHRFWLYNEGDDTLRIIKVKAHCGCSTAPIQSDNIAPGDSTYVDFYFDSKRLTGLVKKSASIISNDPERPLRDITIVAFTGQPHPLVEITPEVINMGRLSMDKLDNVFVAEIKNKMEDDVNLNLVDFSEAYVRAELADTILKAGETTKLKMTLLRIPNKPHYYHFSASMDAYLEDGKKKRFTIPAVGRLNRIE
- a CDS encoding pyridoxal-phosphate dependent enzyme; translated protein: MKYVENIIDLIGHTPLLKLGKTAEGISAPIFLKMEYLNPAGSVKDRMASYIIRDAEKRGVIKKTDKIVDNSSGNAAVAVSMVAANLGYKAVFAVADKTSQEKIDLIKAYGAEVIVTPTEVSWDDPRSNYMVAYELGQKEGYFYLSQYHSQKNVEAHYMRTGPEIWEDTEGRITHLVAGIGTGGTISGAGRYLKEKNPDIKIIGVDPEGSLFYDWIKTGRTEGIEHYPCKVEGIGTDMVVRAFHPEVVDDVIRVYDRDAFLTSRKLARQEGILTGGSTGAHIHAALQVARKLDDTAMVVTLACDSGQRYLTKMYSDEWMKAQGFDI
- a CDS encoding cation diffusion facilitator family transporter, which codes for MTVPDENASTYESRQAEADKTTVVSIIANAFLLIAKIIGGTFGRSQALLADAINSLLDLVANMVVYMGRMIARKPPDREHRYGHGQADTLAAIFVAFTLLIVGGYIVYQAIHVIIHKNYVAPTTLATVIAVFTIVLKEILYRWTIRVGRESKSPAIIANAYDHRSDAYASLGALIGIIAAQLKWPILDPIAGIWIALLIIRNAIVLIRENVHSLMGGNPEPESEQQVLETLNKVTGIKSVRDLKLRSMGTYLIVDVVIMVDQGLTVRDGHDIASECKQFLIKSNGRIQDVMVHVEPFDNSQEKR